A stretch of the uncultured Bacteroides sp. genome encodes the following:
- a CDS encoding Yip1 family protein, whose translation MNTIERAKKIMLSPKTEWQVIDTEETTTNKPTTMYLILLALIPAIGWLIGYGLIGYNVLGVHIGSVSAGIRQAVISYASNIASAYLTAYIITMLAGKFQSKGDFSKAFQLVVYSYTPMFLAGALYIIPSLGTLAGIVGLYGLYILYLGIAPMMKTPEEKVTPYYLSSIVCVILVFFLFSTLLSALYIQKGITF comes from the coding sequence ATGAACACTATTGAACGAGCAAAAAAGATCATGCTATCTCCTAAAACAGAATGGCAGGTTATTGACACGGAAGAAACAACAACCAACAAGCCAACAACTATGTATCTGATTTTATTGGCGCTGATACCCGCCATAGGATGGCTTATTGGTTACGGGCTAATTGGCTATAATGTACTCGGCGTACACATTGGATCGGTAAGTGCCGGTATTCGTCAGGCTGTTATCTCATATGCAAGCAACATTGCCAGTGCATACCTTACTGCTTATATCATTACAATGCTGGCTGGTAAATTTCAATCAAAAGGAGACTTTAGCAAGGCATTTCAGTTAGTTGTATACTCTTACACACCAATGTTCCTGGCCGGAGCTTTATATATTATCCCATCTTTAGGAACTCTGGCAGGAATTGTGGGATTATATGGCCTGTATATTTTGTATCTGGGAATTGCCCCTATGATGAAAACACCCGAAGAAAAAGTAACCCCGTATTACCTTTCGTCTATAGTCTGTGTTATACTTGTTTTCTTTTTATTCTCTACCCTACTTAGCGCATTGTACATTCAGAAAGGCATAACTTTTTAA
- a CDS encoding DUF4010 domain-containing protein, whose protein sequence is MEKIYQIFPQELITFVLVTLFSLLIGLSQRKMSLKKEGEGAEKTFFGTDRTFTFIGILGYLLYILDKDDMRLFMGGGLALVILFGLNYYVKMAQHNIFGITTIVTGLITYCLAPIVVTQPSWFYIMVVVTVLLFTEMKSTFTEIAQHMQNDEMITLAKFLAISGIILPMLPNENLIPGINLTPYTVWLATVVVSGISYLSYLLKRYVFKESGTLLAGIIGGLYSSTATISVLARRCKHAKEREIPGYVAAMLMAVSMMYLRFLILIPIFSLKIFQSAYPYLLIMSFVSAIVAWFISRKTDKKEAQENNDEEDEESSNPLEFKVALIFAVLFVVFTVVTHFTLIYAGTGGLNILSFLSGLSDITPFILTLLQDTGGLAVNVAVACTLQAIISNNLMKMCYALFFSGRRKEMLPYLTTGFSIVIGVNALLLLFFYL, encoded by the coding sequence ATGGAGAAGATATATCAAATTTTCCCTCAGGAACTGATTACATTTGTTCTTGTTACCTTGTTTTCTCTCCTTATTGGACTTTCTCAGCGCAAAATGAGCTTGAAGAAGGAAGGTGAAGGAGCTGAGAAAACCTTTTTTGGAACAGACCGTACATTTACGTTTATCGGGATTCTGGGTTATCTTCTCTATATTCTCGACAAGGATGACATGCGACTTTTCATGGGTGGCGGACTTGCCCTGGTCATTCTTTTCGGACTGAATTATTACGTGAAGATGGCCCAGCATAATATTTTTGGTATTACCACCATTGTTACCGGATTAATCACCTACTGTCTGGCACCGATTGTGGTTACCCAGCCTTCCTGGTTTTATATCATGGTAGTGGTAACTGTGCTTTTGTTTACTGAGATGAAGAGCACATTCACGGAAATTGCTCAGCACATGCAAAATGATGAGATGATTACTCTGGCAAAGTTCCTTGCTATCAGTGGCATTATTCTTCCAATGCTTCCGAATGAAAACCTAATTCCCGGTATAAACCTTACTCCATACACCGTCTGGCTTGCCACTGTAGTGGTTTCGGGCATTTCGTATCTTTCTTATTTACTTAAGAGATATGTATTTAAGGAGTCGGGAACGCTACTTGCCGGTATTATTGGAGGATTATACAGCAGTACTGCTACCATTTCCGTTCTGGCACGTAGATGCAAGCATGCAAAGGAGAGGGAGATTCCGGGATATGTAGCGGCTATGCTTATGGCTGTAAGTATGATGTACCTTCGCTTCTTGATCCTTATACCCATCTTTAGTTTAAAGATATTCCAGTCTGCATATCCTTATCTGCTTATAATGTCTTTTGTTTCGGCAATAGTAGCCTGGTTTATTTCCAGAAAAACGGATAAGAAAGAGGCTCAGGAGAATAATGACGAGGAGGATGAAGAAAGCAGTAATCCTTTAGAGTTTAAGGTTGCCTTGATTTTTGCTGTATTGTTTGTTGTTTTCACTGTGGTAACCCATTTTACCTTAATTTATGCCGGTACTGGGGGATTAAATATACTTTCGTTTTTATCCGGATTAAGTGATATTACACCGTTTATCCTTACTTTGCTTCAGGATACAGGAGGCTTGGCTGTGAATGTAGCAGTGGCTTGTACCTTGCAGGCTATTATCAGTAATAACCTGATGAAGATGTGCTATGCACTGTTTTTTTCCGGCAGAAGGAAAGAAATGCTTCCTTACCTTACTACCGGATTCTCTATCGTTATAGGTGTTAATGCTTTATTGCTTCTGTTTTTCTATCTGTAA
- a CDS encoding TolC family protein, which translates to MKNRVLLLISILFLTSEWTSAQSKDLDYYIQKAKVNSPLLYEFGNKKKITELDSLKTRASYNPIVSATSSAVFSPTYKGFGYDTAISNGQSLEALLTVSKQLISNKNLKSRLDNYKLDKRSIETQAQLSTDIVEKTVTEQYITTFLNQELLNLSNDIIGFLQKEDKVLRKLAKSSNIKQTDYLNFKVTLQQNMFNNEQQRSLWMNNLSTLNYLSGIDNNVTDSIVSPNIFSPIPVSFDESFYGKNDVIDSLKNKNNEQLINLNYKPQISLFANGGYSSSFMASPYKNLGVSMGISINLPLYDGKQRKMSLMQNDLNDQNRKRYRDANKQHYTLQVQELRRQIERCNKLISMTPEQFKYTKALVDANALLLGTGEVSMTDFLLSITNYMNIRTVDIQNRANKLLLINQLNYLILP; encoded by the coding sequence ATGAAGAATCGAGTATTATTATTAATCAGTATTCTATTTTTAACTTCTGAATGGACTTCAGCTCAGAGCAAGGACCTGGACTATTATATCCAGAAAGCAAAAGTAAACAGCCCGTTGCTTTATGAGTTTGGGAATAAGAAGAAGATAACAGAACTGGATAGTTTAAAAACAAGAGCTTCATATAATCCGATTGTATCAGCTACTTCCAGTGCAGTATTTTCTCCTACTTATAAAGGATTTGGATATGATACAGCTATATCCAACGGTCAGTCATTGGAAGCCTTGCTAACCGTTAGCAAACAATTAATAAGCAATAAAAATCTGAAATCAAGATTAGATAATTACAAATTAGATAAAAGAAGTATAGAAACTCAGGCACAGCTTTCTACTGATATAGTAGAAAAAACAGTTACTGAGCAATATATAACCACCTTTTTAAATCAGGAGCTGCTTAATTTGTCGAATGACATAATAGGCTTTCTGCAAAAGGAGGATAAAGTACTTAGAAAACTAGCAAAAAGCTCTAATATTAAACAGACTGATTATCTTAATTTTAAAGTCACGCTGCAACAAAATATGTTTAATAACGAGCAACAACGTTCACTCTGGATGAATAATCTAAGTACGTTGAACTATCTTAGTGGCATAGACAATAATGTAACTGACTCAATAGTATCACCAAATATTTTTTCACCTATACCGGTTTCTTTTGATGAAAGCTTTTATGGCAAAAACGATGTTATTGACAGTCTGAAAAACAAGAATAACGAACAACTTATAAATCTGAATTATAAACCCCAAATATCATTATTTGCCAATGGGGGATATTCATCTTCATTCATGGCAAGTCCGTACAAGAATCTGGGAGTTAGCATGGGTATCAGCATCAATCTTCCGCTCTATGATGGGAAACAAAGAAAAATGTCACTGATGCAAAACGATCTGAACGATCAGAATCGTAAAAGGTATCGTGATGCCAACAAACAACACTACACTCTTCAGGTTCAGGAACTACGGCGACAGATAGAACGTTGCAATAAACTTATTTCAATGACCCCCGAACAGTTTAAATATACCAAGGCATTGGTTGATGCTAATGCGCTTTTACTTGGCACAGGAGAAGTGAGCATGACAGATTTTCTCCTATCTATTACTAATTATATGAATATTAGAACTGTAGATATCCAGAATAGAGCCAATAAACTGTTGCTAATAAATCAATTGAACTATTTAATTTTACCTTGA
- a CDS encoding CYTH domain-containing protein, translating into MAQEIERKFLVKGEFKPEAYSHSHIVQGYISSARGRTVRVRIRDEKGYLTIKGASNASGTSRYEWEKEIPLDEAHELMKLCEPGVIDKTRYLVRSGQHIFEVDEFYGENEGLILAEVELTSEDESFEKPQFIGEEVTCDLRYYNSNLMKQPFTTWK; encoded by the coding sequence ATGGCACAGGAAATAGAACGGAAGTTCCTGGTAAAAGGAGAATTTAAGCCGGAAGCCTATTCTCATAGCCATATTGTACAAGGTTATATCAGCAGTGCGCGTGGGCGCACTGTTCGTGTAAGAATACGCGATGAAAAGGGCTATTTAACCATTAAAGGAGCATCTAATGCTTCGGGCACAAGCAGATATGAGTGGGAGAAAGAGATTCCGCTGGATGAAGCTCACGAACTGATGAAGCTTTGTGAACCGGGTGTCATTGATAAAACCAGGTATCTGGTTAGAAGCGGACAACATATTTTCGAGGTTGATGAGTTTTATGGTGAGAATGAAGGATTGATTCTGGCAGAAGTTGAATTGACTTCAGAAGATGAATCATTTGAAAAGCCCCAATTCATCGGTGAAGAGGTAACTTGTGATTTACGCTATTACAATTCAAATTTGATGAAACAGCCTTTTACAACCTGGAAATAA
- a CDS encoding DUF6108 family protein, which yields MKKRIQFLLLMLILSGCFPVVCGAQSGLRIASIFDRYGKQKGVAMVELSIEMLETYGMERYKSITIKDSHKALPEIRQCLETDKKGAKKIKEIIEGGQLVSGYYQLPSRKEDLNRFILFKLSKKGATTLVYIEGELESDDLITLLFMKKDL from the coding sequence ATGAAGAAGAGAATCCAGTTTTTACTACTTATGCTTATACTCTCAGGGTGTTTCCCTGTGGTCTGTGGGGCACAAAGCGGGTTAAGAATAGCTTCCATATTCGACAGATATGGGAAGCAAAAAGGAGTTGCCATGGTAGAGCTGTCAATAGAGATGCTGGAAACCTATGGTATGGAAAGGTATAAGAGCATCACAATCAAAGACTCTCACAAGGCTTTACCCGAAATACGTCAATGCCTGGAAACGGACAAAAAAGGGGCAAAGAAAATAAAAGAGATTATTGAAGGAGGGCAACTTGTATCGGGTTACTATCAACTTCCATCAAGAAAAGAAGATCTTAACCGGTTTATACTTTTTAAACTCAGTAAAAAAGGAGCGACTACATTGGTTTATATAGAAGGAGAACTGGAATCAGACGACCTTATTACTTTACTATTTATGAAAAAAGATTTATAA
- a CDS encoding PorT family protein yields MKKIMLLAFLIFPTLLMAGEIAPSDTTIYVNGKKLVIKETNDKIKIKVYEQKAQGDTIENDQIFEGIYRDGKSTEKRMSNSINIPIPKLGSGHSYSTRITDPHWAGFGMGFTNFADNKMNLNNVNGVDLISSSSKEFIVNFYERAWNISKCGLAIVSGTGFRFDSYHFDGNKALIEVNGVTELKTAPAGGRYDDSKLHTSYFTIPLLLEYQKRIPHTGPLYLSAGVVGNVKLCSSSKVKLNDESGSHKQKLGSDLNIRPVSMDFLFQAGVGCFGMYARYSPQTLFEGGKGPEIHPVSIGLILHLDM; encoded by the coding sequence ATGAAAAAGATTATGTTACTTGCTTTTCTAATATTTCCCACACTCTTAATGGCTGGGGAGATAGCTCCTTCCGACACTACAATTTATGTAAACGGAAAGAAATTAGTGATTAAAGAGACTAATGATAAAATTAAAATCAAGGTGTACGAACAAAAGGCTCAGGGCGATACTATAGAGAATGATCAAATATTTGAAGGCATATACCGGGATGGAAAGAGTACTGAGAAACGCATGTCCAACAGTATAAACATCCCTATTCCTAAGCTAGGGTCAGGACATTCATATTCAACTCGTATAACAGACCCTCACTGGGCAGGTTTTGGAATGGGCTTTACCAACTTTGCCGACAACAAGATGAATCTGAACAATGTAAATGGGGTTGATCTGATATCAAGTAGTTCAAAGGAATTCATTGTGAACTTTTACGAACGTGCATGGAACATATCTAAGTGTGGATTAGCTATTGTTAGTGGAACCGGATTCCGTTTTGATAGTTATCACTTCGACGGGAATAAGGCGCTTATTGAAGTCAACGGGGTTACAGAACTGAAAACAGCTCCTGCAGGAGGAAGATATGACGACAGCAAACTACATACCTCCTACTTCACCATTCCTTTGCTGCTTGAATATCAAAAAAGGATTCCACACACAGGTCCCCTCTATCTATCGGCAGGCGTTGTGGGTAATGTAAAATTATGCTCTTCTTCCAAAGTAAAACTAAACGATGAAAGTGGTAGTCATAAGCAAAAGCTAGGAAGCGACTTAAATATTCGCCCGGTATCAATGGATTTCCTGTTTCAAGCAGGTGTAGGATGTTTTGGAATGTATGCAAGATACTCTCCTCAGACTCTTTTTGAAGGAGGAAAAGGACCAGAAATTCATCCCGTTTCCATTGGATTAATTCTCCATTTAGATATGTAA
- a CDS encoding OmpA family protein codes for MKKSRILYLLLFLFVVVNANGQGWLKKLGNKVVDKVEKKTEKKTDQIIDNELNKGQKPANKNDSKNKGTENVSSESSEKGKLESFTHYDFVPGDKILYFEDFSQDAVGDFPALWTTDVSGEINTLNVGPGHWLNLNSGEGTYWYMKDIDFPVNFILEMDIVPKTTATRIAADLVLFGENNHSEMDKEGNPGICGLHILMEKANWSTKGYKKGSNEYLTGASSVNPVEAGKVNHVIVWVQNRRVRIYQKGAKVLDMPTNLYEGSKLKRLCFKLYRGASCGSYISNIKITTASPDTRSKLLTEGKLVSYGIYFDVNKDIVKPESYGSIKEIANVLNENPTVKIKVTGHTDSDGDDALNMDLSKRRADNVKQYLINEFKVDGSRIETDGKGESQPIAGNNSAENKAKNRRVEFTKL; via the coding sequence ATGAAAAAAAGCAGAATATTATACCTTCTTTTGTTCTTGTTTGTAGTTGTGAATGCAAACGGCCAAGGCTGGTTAAAGAAACTAGGGAACAAGGTTGTTGACAAGGTTGAGAAGAAGACCGAAAAGAAAACAGACCAGATTATTGACAATGAACTTAATAAAGGGCAAAAGCCTGCAAATAAGAATGATAGTAAGAATAAAGGTACTGAAAACGTTTCCTCGGAATCATCAGAAAAAGGGAAGCTGGAAAGCTTTACTCACTATGATTTTGTTCCGGGAGACAAGATTCTATATTTTGAAGATTTCAGCCAGGATGCCGTTGGCGACTTTCCTGCATTATGGACCACTGATGTATCCGGTGAAATCAATACGCTGAATGTTGGCCCCGGCCATTGGCTAAACCTGAACAGCGGAGAAGGAACCTATTGGTATATGAAAGATATTGATTTCCCGGTGAACTTTATTCTGGAAATGGATATAGTTCCCAAAACTACCGCAACACGTATTGCTGCCGACCTTGTTCTTTTCGGGGAAAACAACCACAGTGAAATGGATAAAGAAGGAAATCCGGGTATCTGCGGTTTACATATTCTGATGGAAAAAGCAAACTGGTCAACTAAGGGGTATAAAAAAGGAAGTAATGAATATCTTACAGGAGCATCTTCAGTAAATCCGGTTGAAGCCGGAAAAGTAAACCATGTGATTGTCTGGGTTCAGAACCGAAGGGTGCGGATATATCAAAAAGGAGCCAAAGTGCTGGACATGCCTACCAATCTTTATGAAGGAAGCAAATTAAAACGTTTGTGTTTCAAACTATACAGAGGTGCATCCTGTGGTTCTTATATATCTAACATCAAAATAACAACCGCTTCTCCAGATACACGAAGCAAACTGCTGACTGAAGGCAAACTTGTTTCATACGGAATCTACTTCGATGTGAATAAAGATATTGTGAAGCCGGAGTCTTACGGTTCAATCAAGGAAATAGCCAATGTTTTGAATGAGAATCCAACAGTAAAGATAAAGGTCACCGGACATACTGACAGCGATGGAGATGATGCTTTGAATATGGACTTATCGAAACGCAGAGCGGACAATGTAAAGCAATACCTGATAAACGAATTTAAAGTTGACGGTTCCAGAATAGAGACTGATGGTAAAGGAGAAAGTCAGCCTATTGCCGGCAACAACAGTGCTGAGAATAAGGCTAAAAACCGTAGGGTAGAGTTTACTAAACTTTAA
- a CDS encoding DUF4251 domain-containing protein, whose protein sequence is MKATRLFICILTILLISILPISSQTNKQKKEETQKAVRELVEAQKIKVEVNTAYPMRGRSRFLTSTYSVEIRNDSVFSYLPYFGIAYSVPYGGGGKGLIFDEKITNYKLTFDKKGTAKIQFKTRTNEDSFVYYLSIYSSGDADVYVTPTNRQSISFRGEFIYDKPAPKSEK, encoded by the coding sequence ATGAAAGCAACAAGATTGTTTATTTGTATACTGACTATCCTGTTAATTAGCATTTTGCCGATAAGTAGCCAAACCAATAAGCAAAAGAAAGAAGAAACCCAGAAAGCAGTCAGGGAGTTGGTAGAAGCACAGAAAATAAAGGTAGAAGTAAACACGGCTTATCCCATGAGAGGACGAAGCAGATTCCTTACATCAACCTATTCCGTAGAAATCCGGAACGATTCGGTATTCTCTTATTTACCCTATTTTGGTATTGCTTACAGCGTGCCCTACGGAGGTGGAGGCAAAGGACTGATCTTTGATGAAAAGATAACCAACTACAAACTTACTTTCGACAAGAAAGGAACAGCAAAGATTCAATTCAAAACTCGTACGAACGAAGATAGCTTTGTTTATTATCTATCCATCTATAGTTCGGGCGATGCCGACGTATATGTTACCCCGACAAACCGCCAGTCAATCTCATTCCGGGGAGAGTTTATCTATGATAAGCCCGCGCCTAAATCTGAAAAATAG
- a CDS encoding RNA polymerase sigma factor gives MNLEQFKINVLPLREKLFNYSRKMTEETSDAEDIVQEAFLKLWRMREKLDEYRSIDALATEIVKNLCIDRWKSPAHASVELDEIKVLSGWDNPERTLVAHDQVQLIGNIIETLPPLQQTIIRMKDIEGYESEEIAEITGCDIQAVRMNLSRARKRVREVFLQLTNERKENKDENRRFA, from the coding sequence ATGAATCTCGAACAATTCAAAATAAACGTGTTGCCACTTCGTGAAAAGCTGTTTAATTATTCACGAAAGATGACTGAAGAAACCTCCGATGCAGAAGATATTGTGCAGGAGGCTTTTCTTAAGCTTTGGCGCATGCGTGAAAAGCTGGACGAATATCGCAGCATTGATGCACTAGCCACAGAGATTGTAAAGAATCTCTGTATTGACAGATGGAAATCGCCGGCTCATGCATCTGTGGAACTTGATGAGATCAAAGTTCTCTCTGGATGGGATAATCCCGAACGAACACTTGTGGCACATGACCAAGTGCAATTAATAGGGAATATAATAGAGACTCTCCCACCCTTACAGCAAACAATCATCCGGATGAAAGATATAGAAGGGTATGAATCGGAAGAAATTGCTGAAATAACAGGTTGTGATATTCAGGCAGTAAGAATGAACTTGTCGAGAGCAAGAAAAAGAGTCAGGGAGGTATTCCTGCAATTAACAAACGAGAGAAAGGAAAATAAGGATGAAAATAGACGCTTTGCTTAA
- a CDS encoding HlyD family efflux transporter periplasmic adaptor subunit encodes MKIKIIVLLSVTVLLTYGCGAKDKESASSEDQKPTTPVTLTTPEITSMEDEVTLNATSVYILKTDIKATINGYLVKSGIQLGDKVRKGEILFRIQTKEAKSLGNEVNKLDPTFHFTGLNNILCPANGFVVMSNHQKGDYVQEGEILATISDKNSFGFVLNLPYELNGILSINKEISINLPDGKKLIGIVNKIMPELDSVSQTQRVFLKLKQPANLPENIIAKAVLVKSEIKQAVTLPKQAILSDDNQATFWVMKLINNTTAVRVNIKKGIEKAGRVQITEPLFSGRDRIITTGNYGLADTAKVSVQKTNNQVQ; translated from the coding sequence ATGAAAATAAAAATAATCGTATTGTTGTCAGTGACTGTGTTATTAACTTATGGTTGTGGTGCTAAAGATAAAGAATCAGCTTCTTCAGAGGATCAGAAACCAACAACCCCCGTTACTTTAACTACTCCGGAAATAACATCCATGGAAGACGAAGTCACTTTGAACGCTACTTCGGTTTATATATTAAAAACGGATATCAAAGCCACAATAAATGGATATCTGGTAAAGTCTGGCATTCAGCTTGGAGATAAAGTGAGAAAAGGTGAAATTTTATTTCGAATACAAACAAAGGAAGCAAAGAGCCTGGGCAATGAGGTAAACAAGTTAGATCCTACTTTCCATTTTACAGGGTTGAACAATATACTTTGCCCAGCCAATGGCTTTGTGGTTATGTCTAATCATCAAAAAGGAGATTATGTGCAGGAAGGTGAAATCCTGGCAACAATCAGTGATAAAAACAGCTTCGGTTTTGTATTGAACTTGCCTTACGAACTGAATGGTATATTGTCTATTAATAAAGAAATAAGCATTAATCTGCCCGATGGGAAAAAGTTGATTGGAATAGTTAATAAGATAATGCCCGAACTGGACAGTGTTTCACAAACACAGCGTGTATTCCTGAAACTTAAACAACCTGCCAACCTTCCTGAAAATATTATTGCAAAAGCTGTTTTAGTTAAAAGTGAGATTAAACAAGCAGTTACTCTACCCAAACAAGCAATTCTATCGGATGATAATCAAGCTACATTCTGGGTCATGAAACTGATAAATAATACTACGGCTGTACGAGTAAATATAAAAAAAGGGATTGAAAAGGCTGGACGTGTTCAAATTACAGAACCTCTTTTTTCAGGAAGAGACAGAATTATAACCACAGGTAATTACGGCTTAGCTGATACAGCAAAAGTATCCGTTCAAAAAACAAATAATCAGGTACAATGA